The Coccidioides posadasii str. Silveira chromosome 3, complete sequence genome contains a region encoding:
- a CDS encoding uncharacterized protein (EggNog:ENOG410PNRI~COG:O) produces MASGFRRLAADHASLHSSGLPPNYFFPPSNGQSSFPDDLRQLTILLAGPPVTPYSQGLWRLHLRIPEDYPKSPPKAAFRTRIWHPNVEESTGAVCVDTLKRDWEPKLTLRDVLITISCLLIHPNPDSALNSAAGALLQDDYEAFARQAKLMTSIHAPVPQELKSLALEAKRRGEDPETNLDEIQNTKNSAPSQSRNRPSSSSVTMKKDVTSHNAPMPSSKLDIRLKRDSLQDQKLNGGREDDSDEGDDPGSASKENDPSLSLSPVTFPPPSPWKSVLGKRPLSALTPPEPDEMVVINDDEDGFNALSNSERNIAANVNYSDRGQRQTSRRKSPKIADPRKSPITPASQFQSTARLQPASETAHAKGRAEQQLSLSDAHPANNETSKPVIGNTSLKSNVIITNLAPRAQPPSATTAFMPQYLRSPLSGVGIISSKSRPSKPPPPATRKVSTNSVRPKPRTGLRRL; encoded by the exons ATG GCTTCTGGTTTTCGCAGACTGGCTGCAGACCATGCGTCTCTTCACAGCTCAGGCCTTCCGCCAAATTATTTCTTCCCCCCATCGAATGGCCAATCCTCCTTTCCGGATGATCTCAGACAGCTCACTATCCTTCTAGCTGGGCCCCCGGTAACGCCTTACTCACAGGGCCTATGGCGGCTTCATCTCCGCATCCCTGAAGATTATCCAAAAAGCCCGCCGAAAGCTGCATTTCGAACACGGATATGGCATCCAAATGTCGAAGAATCAACTGGCGCGGTGTGTGTGGACACCCTGAAGAGAGACTGGGAACCGAAATTAACACTGAGAGATGTACTCATT ACCATATCGTGCCTTTTGATACATCCTAATCCGGATTCGGCTTTGAACTCGGCAGCTGGGGCCCTCTTGCAGGATGATTATGAGGCATTCGCGCGCCAGGCGAAGCTAATGACATCCATACATGCCCCTGTTCCACAGGAGTTAAAAAGCCTTGCGCTGGAGGCGAAGAGAAGAGGTGAAGACCCAGAAACGAATCTAGACGAAATTCAAAATACAAAGAATTCGGCCCCTTCGCAGTCGAGGAATAGGCCAAGCTCATCCTCCGTGACTATGAAGAAGGACGTCACGTCGCATAATGCGCCGATGCCTAGCTCCAAGCTAGATATCAGACTCAAAAGGGATAGCTTGCAGGACCAAAAATTAAATGGCGGGCGGGAAGATGACTCAGATGAAGGCGATGACCCAGGCAGTGCATCCAAAGAAAATGACCCGTCGCTGTCACTGTCCCCTGTCACTTTCCCACCGCCGAGCCCGTGGAAGAGCGTCCTTGGCAAACGGCCGCTTTCCGCACTCACACCGCCCGAACCGGATGAAATGGTTGTGATTAATGACGATGAGGACGGTTTCAACGCTCTAAGCAATTCTGAGAGAAACATCGCGGCAAACGTAAACTACAGCGACCGTGGCCAGCGACAGACGTCACGGCGGAAATCTCCGAAAATCGCAGATCCGAGAAAAAGTCCAATTACTCCGGCTTCCCAGTTCCAGTCAACAGCCCGGCTGCAGCCTGCTTCCGAAACGGCTCATGCAAAGGGTCGAGCCGAGCAGCAACTAAGTCTAAGCGATGCTCACCCTGCAAATAACGAAACATCCAAGCCCGTAATCGGCAATACATCGCTAAAGAGCAACGTCATCATCACAAACTTGGCTCCTCGGGCCCAGCCACCATCCGCAACTACCGCGTTCATGCCCCAATATTTGAGAAGCCCCCTTTCTGGCGTCGGCATCATTTCATCCAAATCTCGACCATCCAAACCACCTCCTCCTGCCACCCGCAAGGTATCAACCAACAGTGTTAGACCGAAGCCGCGAACGGGGCTTAGACGGCTATAG
- a CDS encoding uncharacterized protein (SECRETED:SignalP(1-17)) gives MRFSLVSVLALAAVGLAQDQTAAPTGTSVSQPADTGSMTFLPIPPTGTAPGGTGTQIPGNSTMTSRQTDTESRTVSGPTGTGTGAPGTSSSEAMAPTSGPQAVGFGLGLGALVAALL, from the exons ATGCGTTTCTCCCTCGTCTCCGTCCTCGCCCTGGCCGCTGTTGGCCTCGCACAAGAT CAAACCGCCGCCCCAACCGGCACAAGCGTATCTCAACCCGCTGACACCGGGAGCATGACCTTCCTCCCAATCCCACCAACAGGAACTGCTCCAGGAGGCACCGGCACTCAGATCCCCGGTAACAGCACCATGACATCCCGTCAGACCGACACCGAGAGCCGCACTGTCAGTGGACCTACCGGAACCGGCACAGGTGCCCCAGGTACCTCTTCCTCCGAGGCTATGGCCCCAACCAGCGGTCCCCAAGCCGTTGGCTTCGGTCTCGGTCTCGGTGCTCTCGTCGCTGCTCTTCTTTAA
- a CDS encoding uncharacterized protein (SECRETED:SignalP(1-19)~EggNog:ENOG410PSJG~COG:S~TransMembrane:1 (n7-17c22/23o38-59i)~BUSCO:15941at33183), with amino-acid sequence MAFLPRVLATLGLVFLAHAGYSVHEHSTLYGSAHPIPLDITLETLVAVALVIFGLVLGAEKPQPISWSAWAGEIEKKGGLDNPFLGLEDRTAFLDIRAKRKEFADWMRQQDGSSVKR; translated from the exons ATGGCATTCCTCCCACGTGTACTGGCCACACTCGGCCTCGTTTTCCTTGCACATGC CGGCTACTCTGTACACGAGCACTCCACCTTATACGGCAGCGCACACCCAATTCCTCTGGACATCACTCTCGAGACCCTCGTCGCGGTTGCTCTGGTCATATTCGGCTTAGTGCTTGGAGCTGAGAAACCGCAGCCCATCAGTTGGAGTGCGTGGGCCGGCGAGATCGAAAAGAAAGGTGGCTTGGATAATCCGTTTCTGGGATTGGAAGATCGGACGGCGTTTCTGGATATTAGG GCGAAGAGGAAGGAGTTTGCGGATTGGATGAGGCAGCAGGATGGATCCTCGGTGAAGCGGTGA